From the Bubalus kerabau isolate K-KA32 ecotype Philippines breed swamp buffalo chromosome 2, PCC_UOA_SB_1v2, whole genome shotgun sequence genome, one window contains:
- the ITGB2 gene encoding integrin beta-2 isoform X1: MPPLRHTCGVCVCVCVCVCVCVSLAGSPLPAHPWRSRWLSGVEHVTSSGLHPFWSQSLGEGVGETDLCGPHPTAEQSSAAGTGPPNSVSPGPESGLRLCHCPFPPQDMLRQRPQRALLLAGLLALQSVLSQECTKYKVSTCRDCIESGPGCAWCQKLNFTGQGEPDSLRCDTRAELLSKGCPADDIMEPKSLAETRDSQAGRQKQLSPQEVTLYLRPGQAAAFNVTFRRAKGYPIDLYYLMDLSYSMVDDLINVKKLGGDLLRALNDITESGRIGFGSFVDKTVLPFVNTHPEKLRNPCPNKEKECQPPFAFRHVLKLTDNSKQFETEVGKQLISGNLDAPEGGLDAMMQVAACPEEIGWRNVTRLLVFATDDGFHFAGDGKLGAILTPNDGRCHLEDNLYKSSNEFDYPSVGQLAHKLAESNIQPIFAVTKKMVKTYEKLTEIIPKSAVGELSEDSKNVVELIKNAYNKLSSRVFLDHSTLPDTLKVTYDSFCSNRVSQVDQPRGDCDGVQINVPITFQVKVTATECIQQQSFTIRALGFTDTVTVRVLPQCECQCRDASRDGSICGGRGSMECGVCKCDAGYIGKNCECQTQGRSSQELEGSCRKDNSSIICSGLGDCICGQCVCHTSDVPNKKIYGQFCECDNVNCERYDGQVCGGEKRGLCFCGTCRCDEQYEGSACQCLKSTQGCLNLDGVECSGRGRCRCNVCQCDAGYQPPLCSECPGCPVPCAGFAPCTECLKFDKGPFAKNCSAACGQTKLLSSPVPGRKCKERDSEGCWMTYTLVQRDGRDRYDVHVDDMLECVKGPNIAAIVGGTVGGVVLVGILLLVIWKALTHLSDLREYHRFEKEKLKSQWNNDNPLFKSATTTVMNPKFAES, from the exons ATGCCACCCCTCAGGCACacctgtggggtgtgtgtgtgtgtctgtgtgtgtgtgtgtgtgtgtgtgtcactggcAGGAAGCCCACTCCCTGCTCACCCTTGGAGGTCAAGATGGCTCAGCGGAGTGGAGCACGTGACCAGCTCAGGCCTCCACCCCTTCTGGTCACAAAGCCTGGGTGAGGGGGTCGGGGAGACTGACCTGTGTGGGCCCCACCCCACCGCTGAGCAGTCCTCAGCAGCAGGGACGGGGCCTCCCAACTCTGTGTCTCCAGGCCCAGAGTCGGGTCTGAGGCTgtgtcactgccccttccctCCTCAGGACATGCTGCGCCAGCGCCCCCAGCGGGCGCTGCTCCTAGCGGGCCTGCTCGCCCTCCAGTCCG TCCTGTCCCAGGAGTGCACCAAGTACAAGGTCAGCACCTGCCGGGACTGCATCGAGTCCGGCCCCGGCTGCGCCTGGTGCCAGAAACTG AACTTCACAGGGCAAGGGGAGCCCGACTCCCTTCGCTGTGACACACGGGCGGAGCTGCTGTCAAAGGGCTGCCCAGCTGATGACATCATGGAACCCAAGAGCCTTGCTGAGACCCGGGACAGCCAGGCGGGCAGACAGAAGCAGCTGTCCCCACAGGAAGTGACGCTCTACCTGAGACCAG GTCAGGCAGCTGCATTCAACGTGACCTTCCGGAGGGCCAAGGGCTACCCCATCGACCTGTACTACCTGATGGACCTCTCCTACTCCATGGTGGACGACCTCATCAATGTCAAGAAGCTGGGGGGTGACCTGCTCCGGGCCCTCAACGACATCACCGAGTCGGGCCGCATTG GTTTCGGGTCCTTCGTGGACAAGACGGTGCTCCCATTCGTCAACACGCACCCCGAGAAGCTGCGGAACCCCTGCCCCAACAAGGAGAAGGAGTGCCAGCCCCCGTTCGCCTTCAGGCACGTGTTGAAGCTCACCGACAACTCCAAACAGTTCGAGACAGAAGTCGGGAAGCAGCTGATCTCGGGGAACCTGGACGCCCCTGAGGgtgggctggatgccatgatgcaGGTGGCCGCGTGCCCG GAGGAAATCGGCTGGCGCAATGTCACCAGGCTGCTGGTGTTTGCCACAGACGATGGGTTCCACTTTGCGggcgatggaaagctgggtgCCATCCTCACCCCCAATGACGGCCGCTGCCACCTGGAAGACAACCTGTACAAAAGCAGCAACGAATTT GACTACCCATCGGTGGGCCAGCTGGCACACAAACTGGCAGAAAGCAACATCCAGCCCATCTTTGCGGTAACCAAGAAGATGGTGAAAACGTACGAG AAGCTGACAGAGATCATCCCCAAGTCTGCAGTCGGGGAGCTGTCTGAAGATTCCAAGAACGTGGTGGAGCTTATCAAGAATGCCTACAAT AAACTGTCCTCCAGAGTCTTCCTGGATCACAGCACCCTCCCTGACACCCTGAAAGTCACCTACGACTCCTTCTGCAGTAACAGGGTATCGCAGGTGGACCAGCCCAGAGGGGACTGCGACGGCGTTCAGATCAACGTCCCG ATCACCTTCCAGGTGAAGGTCACAGCCACCGAGTGCATCCAGCAGCAGTCCTTCACCATCCGGGCGCTGGGCTTCACGGACACGGTGACCGTGCGGGTCCTCCCCCAGTGCGAGTGCCAATGCCGGGACGCCAGCAGGGACGGCAGCATCTGCGGCGGCAGAGGCTCGATGGAGTGCGGCGTCTGCAA GTGTGACGCCGGCTACATCGGGAAGAACTGCGAGTGCCAGACGCAGGGCCGGAGCAGCCAGGAGCTGGAGGGCAGCTGCCGCAAGGACAATAGCTCCATCATCTGCTCGGGGCTGGGGGACTGCATCTGCGGGCAGTGCGTGTGCCACACGAGCGACGTGCCCAACAAGAAGATCTACGGCCAGTTCTGCGAGTGCGACAACGTCAACTGCGAACGCTACGATGGCCAAGTCTGCGGGGGCGAAA AGAGGGGGCTCTGCTTCTGCGGCACCTGCAGGTGCGACGAGCAGTATGAGGGCTCGGCGTGCCAGTGCCTCAAGTCCACTCAGGGCTGCCTCAACCTGGACGGCGTCGAGTGCAGCGGCCGCGGCCGATGCCGCTGCAACGTGTGCCAGTGCGACGCCGGCTACCAGCCGCCCCTGTGCAGCGAGTGCCCGGGCTGCCCCGTGCCCTGCGCGGGCTTCGC CCCCTGCACCGAGTGCCTGAAGTTCGACAAGGGCCCCTTCGCCAAGAACTGCAGCGCAGCGTGCGGGCAGACGAAGCTGCTGTCCAGCCCGGTGCCCGGCCGCAAGTGCAAGGAGCGCGACTCCGAGGGCTGCTGGATGACCTACACCCTGGTGCAGCGCGACGGGCGGGACAGATACGACGTGCACGTGGACGACATGCTCG AGTGTGTGAAGGGCCCCAACATCGCTGCCATCGTGGGGGGCACCGTGGGGGGAGTCGTGCTCGTCGGCATCCTCCTGCTGGTCATCTGGAAGGCCCTGACACACCTGAGCGACCTCAGGGAGTACCATCGCTTTGAGAAGGAGAAGCTCAAGTCCCAGTGGAACAAC GATAACCCTCTTTTCAAGAGTGCCACCACGACAGTCATGAACCCTAAGTTTGCCGAGAGTTAG
- the ITGB2 gene encoding integrin beta-2 isoform X2 yields MLRQRPQRALLLAGLLALQSVLSQECTKYKVSTCRDCIESGPGCAWCQKLNFTGQGEPDSLRCDTRAELLSKGCPADDIMEPKSLAETRDSQAGRQKQLSPQEVTLYLRPGQAAAFNVTFRRAKGYPIDLYYLMDLSYSMVDDLINVKKLGGDLLRALNDITESGRIGFGSFVDKTVLPFVNTHPEKLRNPCPNKEKECQPPFAFRHVLKLTDNSKQFETEVGKQLISGNLDAPEGGLDAMMQVAACPEEIGWRNVTRLLVFATDDGFHFAGDGKLGAILTPNDGRCHLEDNLYKSSNEFDYPSVGQLAHKLAESNIQPIFAVTKKMVKTYEKLTEIIPKSAVGELSEDSKNVVELIKNAYNKLSSRVFLDHSTLPDTLKVTYDSFCSNRVSQVDQPRGDCDGVQINVPITFQVKVTATECIQQQSFTIRALGFTDTVTVRVLPQCECQCRDASRDGSICGGRGSMECGVCKCDAGYIGKNCECQTQGRSSQELEGSCRKDNSSIICSGLGDCICGQCVCHTSDVPNKKIYGQFCECDNVNCERYDGQVCGGEKRGLCFCGTCRCDEQYEGSACQCLKSTQGCLNLDGVECSGRGRCRCNVCQCDAGYQPPLCSECPGCPVPCAGFAPCTECLKFDKGPFAKNCSAACGQTKLLSSPVPGRKCKERDSEGCWMTYTLVQRDGRDRYDVHVDDMLECVKGPNIAAIVGGTVGGVVLVGILLLVIWKALTHLSDLREYHRFEKEKLKSQWNNDNPLFKSATTTVMNPKFAES; encoded by the exons ATGCTGCGCCAGCGCCCCCAGCGGGCGCTGCTCCTAGCGGGCCTGCTCGCCCTCCAGTCCG TCCTGTCCCAGGAGTGCACCAAGTACAAGGTCAGCACCTGCCGGGACTGCATCGAGTCCGGCCCCGGCTGCGCCTGGTGCCAGAAACTG AACTTCACAGGGCAAGGGGAGCCCGACTCCCTTCGCTGTGACACACGGGCGGAGCTGCTGTCAAAGGGCTGCCCAGCTGATGACATCATGGAACCCAAGAGCCTTGCTGAGACCCGGGACAGCCAGGCGGGCAGACAGAAGCAGCTGTCCCCACAGGAAGTGACGCTCTACCTGAGACCAG GTCAGGCAGCTGCATTCAACGTGACCTTCCGGAGGGCCAAGGGCTACCCCATCGACCTGTACTACCTGATGGACCTCTCCTACTCCATGGTGGACGACCTCATCAATGTCAAGAAGCTGGGGGGTGACCTGCTCCGGGCCCTCAACGACATCACCGAGTCGGGCCGCATTG GTTTCGGGTCCTTCGTGGACAAGACGGTGCTCCCATTCGTCAACACGCACCCCGAGAAGCTGCGGAACCCCTGCCCCAACAAGGAGAAGGAGTGCCAGCCCCCGTTCGCCTTCAGGCACGTGTTGAAGCTCACCGACAACTCCAAACAGTTCGAGACAGAAGTCGGGAAGCAGCTGATCTCGGGGAACCTGGACGCCCCTGAGGgtgggctggatgccatgatgcaGGTGGCCGCGTGCCCG GAGGAAATCGGCTGGCGCAATGTCACCAGGCTGCTGGTGTTTGCCACAGACGATGGGTTCCACTTTGCGggcgatggaaagctgggtgCCATCCTCACCCCCAATGACGGCCGCTGCCACCTGGAAGACAACCTGTACAAAAGCAGCAACGAATTT GACTACCCATCGGTGGGCCAGCTGGCACACAAACTGGCAGAAAGCAACATCCAGCCCATCTTTGCGGTAACCAAGAAGATGGTGAAAACGTACGAG AAGCTGACAGAGATCATCCCCAAGTCTGCAGTCGGGGAGCTGTCTGAAGATTCCAAGAACGTGGTGGAGCTTATCAAGAATGCCTACAAT AAACTGTCCTCCAGAGTCTTCCTGGATCACAGCACCCTCCCTGACACCCTGAAAGTCACCTACGACTCCTTCTGCAGTAACAGGGTATCGCAGGTGGACCAGCCCAGAGGGGACTGCGACGGCGTTCAGATCAACGTCCCG ATCACCTTCCAGGTGAAGGTCACAGCCACCGAGTGCATCCAGCAGCAGTCCTTCACCATCCGGGCGCTGGGCTTCACGGACACGGTGACCGTGCGGGTCCTCCCCCAGTGCGAGTGCCAATGCCGGGACGCCAGCAGGGACGGCAGCATCTGCGGCGGCAGAGGCTCGATGGAGTGCGGCGTCTGCAA GTGTGACGCCGGCTACATCGGGAAGAACTGCGAGTGCCAGACGCAGGGCCGGAGCAGCCAGGAGCTGGAGGGCAGCTGCCGCAAGGACAATAGCTCCATCATCTGCTCGGGGCTGGGGGACTGCATCTGCGGGCAGTGCGTGTGCCACACGAGCGACGTGCCCAACAAGAAGATCTACGGCCAGTTCTGCGAGTGCGACAACGTCAACTGCGAACGCTACGATGGCCAAGTCTGCGGGGGCGAAA AGAGGGGGCTCTGCTTCTGCGGCACCTGCAGGTGCGACGAGCAGTATGAGGGCTCGGCGTGCCAGTGCCTCAAGTCCACTCAGGGCTGCCTCAACCTGGACGGCGTCGAGTGCAGCGGCCGCGGCCGATGCCGCTGCAACGTGTGCCAGTGCGACGCCGGCTACCAGCCGCCCCTGTGCAGCGAGTGCCCGGGCTGCCCCGTGCCCTGCGCGGGCTTCGC CCCCTGCACCGAGTGCCTGAAGTTCGACAAGGGCCCCTTCGCCAAGAACTGCAGCGCAGCGTGCGGGCAGACGAAGCTGCTGTCCAGCCCGGTGCCCGGCCGCAAGTGCAAGGAGCGCGACTCCGAGGGCTGCTGGATGACCTACACCCTGGTGCAGCGCGACGGGCGGGACAGATACGACGTGCACGTGGACGACATGCTCG AGTGTGTGAAGGGCCCCAACATCGCTGCCATCGTGGGGGGCACCGTGGGGGGAGTCGTGCTCGTCGGCATCCTCCTGCTGGTCATCTGGAAGGCCCTGACACACCTGAGCGACCTCAGGGAGTACCATCGCTTTGAGAAGGAGAAGCTCAAGTCCCAGTGGAACAAC GATAACCCTCTTTTCAAGAGTGCCACCACGACAGTCATGAACCCTAAGTTTGCCGAGAGTTAG